GATTAAGGAATTCTGGCTCAGGCTCACATCAGGATCTCAGGGTCAGGGCCACCAGGGTGGTCAAACACTGAGGTTGGGTTCAAACCTGCTGGGAAAGCCATAGCTGGCTAGTtactgtgaggtcaaggccacaACTGACTAGTCTCCGTAATGTCAGAGCATGGTGGTTGTTAGGACACAGATATGAAGTAGAAGCAGTGCAGGGAGCCAGGGAATCCTCAGTGTTACTTGAAGGGTTTAGTCAAgggctggtgagacggctcagtggataaaaaggtgcttgccaccaagctacattaccctgagttcagtccctggggcATATTAGATGGAGTCCTTGCATATTAGATGGAGAGAACTCACCCTCAGAAGTTGCTCTTTCTGACTCCACAGGCCCACTAcgacatgcccacacacatacagacggacaaaataaaaatttaatacaaatattttaaaaagatgatatgtagccaggcagttgtggcacccagggaggcagaggcaggaagatccctctgagttcaaggccagtctgtagagcaagttccagggcagccagggctacacaaagaaaccgtgtcttaggaggaaaaaaaagataaaacgtAAAGTGTAAATGGCTCTTAAACATATCAAATgatatgtggtgtatgtgcaggaggggcacacacatgcacatgtgtagaggccagaggcgtggtatgtgtatgtgtgcaggagTTGGTACCCCTTATCTCCTTCTCCTCATTCCTTATCTCTTTAATGCACTGGGGATACACAGATTTCCATGGCCAGCCTTTGCCTGAAAGCTCCAGTAACAAACCTTTATGTCCCTGGCCAGGAGAAACCATGCCTTTGGGGTGACAGCCACACAGGTGAACAGACTCCAGCCAAATCCACAGTGGATCTCTACCACTTTCCTGCCTGCCAGCAGGCCCTGGagaaaggtttttgttgttgttgagacagggcttctttgtgtaacagccctgactgtcttggaactcactttgtagaccaggctggtctcaaactcagagagatcctcctgcctctgcctcccaagtgctgggattaaggatgtgGGACCCCATGCCCCGAGAGACCACACtccaagagatttatttttattttggggggtgtAAGTTTGCCCTGTACATCATAGAATGCAGTGACTTCggaggccagaaggtggcatcagatgccctgaactggagttacagatggttgtagcATCTGTAGCACGTGGGTACTAGAAATTTAACTCAAGTCTTGTGcaaagagcaggcagtgctgctgggcagtggtggcgaactcctttaaatcctagcacctgggaggcagaggcaggaggatttctgagttcaaggccagcctggtctacagcctgagttctaggacagccagggctacacagagaaaccctgtctcaaagcaaaacaacaaaagagcagtcagtgcttttaaccactgagtcatctcgcCAGCCTCTGGCAGAGAAACTTGAAATTTTGTAGGGACCGTGACctgcttttaatttctttgttgtgtgggcttttcaaactattttaggtcatttgtttttagacaggaaaTTTCAAGTCCAAAAGGTAAGAGGACTCAGGGTACTTTAAGGGGCTAGGTGTTGTGCAATTTCTGGGTTAATCTAAGAGCCCTGGGAAACACTGGATGTGCTATCATGGTGCCCCCAAGGGAGAATCCCAGCTGACAGTCCTCTGTGGACCTCTGACTCAGTAGACTGTGCGAGTGAGCAAAGTGAGTGATGAGTGCTGTTGACGTGGGCGTGTCAAGGACCCAGCCTCAGCCTATGGAAGCAGCAAGGCCTTGTCCCTGGTCTGAGGGAAGGcaaagccttcttctggcctgaTTTGGAACTGTGCTTACAGAAAATGTTCACTGTAGCTATCTGTACCTCATGTTACCACAAGATGGCTCTCCTATGGAGATTAGCCAAACAGCCTCCTTGTTCAACTGGATTCAATAACCTGCCTCCCTTGTTCAAATCTATGTAACAAGCACACTGAGATGCCTCCCCTGTGCTGTGGCTTCTCCACCAGACTTCCCGATCTCAGCTTTTCTGTGTGCACTcatttgtcatttcttcattttctcactGCCCCTAGTTAGCATTCTAGGATCCAAGCTGTGCAAGGACACAGCAACAGACAAAACGATGATTTATCTAAGCATGTACTCAAAATCGCTATTACTGTTTACATGTATTGTCCGCATATTTGTCTATTAGTCTATATCTGTGATGTAGCCtgatggaagcagaaacaatctGACAGCTGCAGCAGTTGTCTCATTAGAGGTTTAGCAATGTGAGGATGTCCTGGGCTCTGAGAAGAAACAGTTGTTCCTCCAGCCCATTCTAGGTGACTCTAGAATAGGGTACTAGAGGAAGCACTGGGAGTGCCAGCGGCCTTATGACAAGCAGTAATCTTGTAGAGAGCCACACAAGAAAAATAGACCCATTCCTGGCTCAGCAGGAAATCCAGCAACTTGTCTAGAAAATTTAGTGTATGAGTATGTTTAGCTGAGCGACGGGAGAGCGTGTGACATGTTTAGTTTAGAGGGAGTTTAGAGAGCTATGGGGCATCTCTCAGCCTGGTTTGACCTATTCTACTCTGGGcaagtgtggtggacagtatattAGAAACATATGACACGTTTTAAATCTTCCTACAATATCAGAACATATTGCCAAATATATTAACTGTACAATacagacaggtctttaatcctaggggggagggagaaagagagagagagagagagacagagagagaggagaaagagaggagagggagaaaggggagaggagagagagaaagaagagaaaggagagagagagaggagagagaaagagagagagaaaggggagaggagagagagagggagagaaaggggagaggagagagaggagagaggaagagatgggaaagagagaaaggagaggagatagaaggaggagaggagagaaggaagagagggaagagaaagagaaagggggagagaggagagagaaagaggagagaggagggggagagagagaaaggagagagaggagaggggagagagaaggaagaaagagagggagagagaggaaagagaggagagagagagagagagagagagagagagagagagagagagagagatctggatctttgagttcaaggccagcctggaacagagcaagttccaggtacAGAAATCAAGGTGGTGcgcgtctttaatcccagcacacaggagttGGTGGAGAAGCCGTGCAGAGGAGTTGGGCCTGCAGTTCAGTTGGTAGCAGTTAGGTTTGTAGGGTTCGGAGGTAgtttttactgggacagttttacagcgATCGGTAGCAGAGAGAACAATCTAAACACAGGTGAAGAAAGAATGAGCCAGGAAATGAGAGGGAGCCAGAAGATTACAACAGATTGCTAGTTAGtctgaggtcaagcagagcaattcagtgaggaACTGAGTGTTAGGGCTGTATTGCCATgaacagtcaccatgaccaagacaactcctttttaaacattaatttattttatgtatataaagtacactgttgctgttctcttcagtgttcttaacctctgagccatttccccagcccccaaggcaactctttttgttgttgttgttgttgttgttgttgttgttgtttttcgagacagggtttctctgtatagccctggctgtcctggaactcactctgtagaccaggctggcctccaactcagaaatccgcctgcctctgcctcccaagtgctgggattaaaggcgtgcgccaccaccgcccagcaaggcaactcttataaggacaatatttaattggggcttgcttcagaggttcagaggttcagtccattgtcatcaaggtgggagcatggcagcatccaggcaggaatggtgcaggaggagctgagagttctacatcttcatctgaaggctgctaggagaagacccAGTTCCATGAAGTTAGGAAGAGGCCACagtcacaatgacacacctaatctaacaaggccacacctcctaatagtgccactccctaggccaagcatatgcaaaccatcacactgtgagaagccagattgaatcaggagtcagcttggagaggagtttgagccagaacagccaaattgaaccagccagccagagtcttgaaagggtgagcttattcaacagtataaatctcagaggctgaaaacattctaggcctaggttagattgtacagaggttagaggcttccaggactaggcctaggttagccaACCGAGGCAGTAAATCTCCCAAAGGACAATCACATCTTGCTAATAAAAGTTACTTTGCCGCcgggtggtggtacacgcctttaatcccacctcttgggaggcacaggcaagtggatttctgaattccaggccagcctggtctacagagtgagttccaggacagccagggctacacagagaaaccctgttttattttggggggggggttacttTAACATGTAACAATAAATTTACATTCTACTTTGGCTCACTACAATTTACAAGTCATGTCAATTTCCTTTGATGTCTGTTGGCAAGCAAAGCTTatcttctttctttagttttaagTAATAACTGAGGTGCAGGTTATATTCtacagagctgtgtgtgtgtgtttacacacgaGGATGTAGGTTATCAGATGATTTTAGAATAAGAAGCCGGACAGTTCAAAAGTCTCTACTGGGTGCAGAAGAAAGTCCAGATACAGAGTTGCTGCGTGTGGTTACACAAGAATCAACCAATAGGCCAGGTGGCAGCagcgcccgcctttaatcccagtactcaggaggcagaggcagacagatctttgagttccaggacagccagggctaagcaGAGAAATCCTgattcaacaaacaaacaaaacaaacattaaaaaaaagaaagaaagaaagaaaagaaaaaatcaacaaatgtgTTCCCagacccacatagtggctcacagccatccacaaTTCCAGTTCCATAGGCTCTGATGCCGTATGACTTCTGGGGGCACCAGGCttgcaagtggtacacagatatatgtgcacaaaacatccatacaaataaaatcatttttgtttcatcttttgaaacagtgtctctgtgtggtcctggttgtcctgaaaattaccaggctggcctcaaatccacaAAGATccttttccctctgcctcctgagttctgagataaagacatacaccaccatgcccagagaGATCTGTTTGGctctatctcctaagtgctgggattaaaggcgtgtgacaccactgTTCCCCTCgttttgctcagcctgctttcttgtagaaccagggaccactagcccagggatggcaccacaatgggttggtctctcctctatcaatCACTCAGAAAATGCTCTACAGctagattttatggaggcattttctcatctgAACCTCCCTCCTGatgactccagcctgtgtcaagctGACGCAGGACCAGCCAGGACAACGGTTGACTAAACAGATTCCAGTTGCTGTAGTTGGATCAGTCCAGTGCACTTTGAGAAACTGCTCCCTTGTGTAAGAGGCGCCTTGAGTTACTTCTATTTCCATTCAGCCACCAACCATGACAAAAGGCTTGACAGATTGTTTGACTGTGTACCCCTCCTTTTAAAAAAGCCAACTGTCCTTGATCCCAATCCCAGATTAGGCAGGGCCACCTTAAACCTGGGGCTTCCAGGCCACGGTTACTGACTCGGGCCTAGATGAGGTGATAGACAAGAGGCAGCAGCAGGATCCCAAGGGGGAATTAGGGGCACCTATGCAATCTCTCCACCCAGGCATCCTGCACAAAACACTGGGCCATGTGAATCCACAGATGACCGTACAACACTACTTCTCCAGTGCACCAGGTGTGCACTTTCAGGGTTTGGGATACtgtactggctgggtttgtgtgtcaacctgacacaagctggagttatcacagagaaagaagcctcccttggggaaatgcctccatgagatccagctgtaaggcattttctcaattagtgatcaaggggggaagggtagtcctgggttctataagaaagcaagctgaggaagccaggggaagcaagccagtaagtaacatccctccatggcctctgcatcagctcctgcctccaggttcctgccctgtgtgagttccagtcctgacttcctttggtgatgaacagcaatgtggaagtgtaagctgaattaaccctttcctccccaacttgcttcttggtcatgaagttttgtgcaggaatacaaaccctgactaagacaaataccATGGTCCATTTATTTAAGCAATTTAGCCGAGCCTAGCTGATATGGGGGAAGGATCCTGGAGTTTGAGGTTGGGGATGGATGTGTGGTGGGTCCACAGAATGGAAGCAGAACTGTTGAGTTGGGTTGAAGGCAGGGTTGTAGTGTGAGAATGGGGACAGGGAGGTCGCCAGGGCTCTGTAGGTGCCATCTGGGGAGTCTAGGAGGCCAGGTAGCCAGCATCCACCAGGATGCCAGAGCCAGTGGTGGAGGCACTATGGTTGCTCAGCAGGAAGAGGATGCTGTTGACGACGTCCTCAACCTCTGCAGGAGAACAGACCAGTCAAGACTTGCTTGCTTGGCTGCTGACAAACAACTGTTGCCCTCACCCACTGTGCCCAGCTGACCTGCGAACTTCCTCAGTGGGTGGCGCTCCTTGAGTTTCCTGGCAAACTCAGCGTCTTCAGTGACTTTCTTGCCCATGTCAGTCAGCACCACAGTGGGGTTTACAGAGTTTACCCGGATCTGGGGCCAGAAGCCACAGCTGGAGCAGCTCCACAGCCAAGGAACCAGCCCTACCTGCACAGCTCCGGACTCGCCCCAGGACAAGCCTGATGGGCTCGCTTACTCTGTCCAGCTGAACCCTGAGCCCATTGCTCAGAGCCTTGTAGTCCCCAGGCCTCATCCTCAACCCCAGCCCTGCCCCCCAAGTGCCCATTATGTGTCCCTCAGGTGTGGCTCTGCCCCTGTGCCTACCTTGTGTGGCCCCAGTTCCAAGGCCATGGCTTTGGTCAGCATAGTTAATGCGCCTTTGGTGGAGCCTGTTGCGGGGGGCAGTGTTGAGGGCCCTTCAGTTATTCAGTCCTCCTTCTGGGAGGCCCACCCAGAACCTACCCTTGCTCCTACCACAAGGTACTCACTGTAGGTGGCCAGGCCAGGATAGGTGACGTGGGCCACCATGCTGGAGATGTTGACAATAGATCCTGCCACTCCACGCTTAATCATGCCCTTGGCTACCATCTGGAAGTCAAGAATTTTGAGCAAACACATGCAttttcccaccccaccctctccaGGTTTGCCTCTGGGTCACAGCTCTCCTGTCTTCTCACCTGGGACACCTGCACAATGGCTCGCACATTCACGTTGAAGGACCTGGCAGAAAGGGAGCAGCAGCCTACTGAGCCTCCCGTCTTCAGCCACCCTCCCCAGCCCGCCTGCTCTCCCCAAATGCACACCTGTCAAAGATCTCCTTTGTAGACTCTATAAAGGGCTGCATTAGCGCCACCCCTGCATTGTTCACCAGCAAGTCCACAGGGCCGATACCACCCAGCGCCTTCTCTGTGGCCTCCCAGTCACCCAGGTCTACACACACGGGCTCTATCCCAGGACACTGTGGGGGACATTGGTGGCCTGAGACATTGTCCCATTCAGCTTCTGATATATCCCTGAGGGTGGGGAACAGGCCCCAACCATGTCAGGGCTGTGTGCCTTACCTCTTTGGCAAGGCTGACCAGGTCCGAGTTGTCACAGGTCACGGCCACCACTTTGGCTCCTGAGGCGTGCAGGGCCTTCACAGTGCCCCGCCCAATCCCTGTAAGAGGGAGAGTGGTGGGACAAAGGCCTTGTAGGCCTGGTCACAGTAGGATCTGGGTCCCACAAGGGAGTTAAGACTGTTGCTCACAGCAGTGGGAAAATGGCTGGAAGCCGGTATTAGGTGGGACTATCCCTTGGCAGAGGTTAGACAGGCCAAAGGAGGCAGTACCCTCCTAATGGGGTCCAAGAGCAGAGTCACTGGTGCCCATTTTCTCAGCCTGGATCTAGGAGCTATCTTGATGCCAAGCTAAACTCGTCCTTCAGAGTATAACATTGTGGTAACCAATGAGAGACTGGCATTTTGACCTGGCAGTATGTCTCCGGCCAGGTGACAGTGTTGAGGCTGGCATCCTCTCTCCAGTGCCAACTCTCCCACCCGCTCACACTCACCTTCTCCACTCACACTCACCTTCTCCACTCACACTCACCTTTCTCCACTGAtacacacctacccccctcacacTCACCTCGACCTGCCCCTGTCACCAGGGCCCTCAGGCCACTGAAATTCATCTTCATGCTGCTGACAAGTGTCCTCTTGCAGTAAGGGGAGGGCTGAGGTTGTTAAGTTGGAACTGGCAAGTGGGAAAGGGTTGGGGCAGATGACCTGCTCCCTCCTGGCACCCCTCCTCACTGCTCAGAAGTGCCAATCAGCTGTCCCTGCTAGAACAATGAAGGGAAATGAAAagaggtgtgtgcacacatgtgtagaaGGTCTGACAAAGCAGTGGAGgcgtgtgtgcacacgcatgtgcctGTGAGAAGGTCTGACACAGTGGTGTGGCAGAAAGCAAAGGGAAGGAATTTGTGTTTTCAGCATTGAAGAACCGAgtcttgaacccagggcctgagAGCATACCGAGCCAATGATGCCCCACAGAACCCTCAGCCCAGGGGAGTGAAGATCCTGGGTTTGGAATTTGTCTTATCTGAACAGAAGCATCAgcttgtggttttctgtttgaTTATTATAAATGAAGGCAGTGATCTGATGGAGCTGGAGCAGGTGGCACTGGACCCAAATGTCCAGGGATCCAAGAACCCACCATACCTACAATGTGTCCAGTAAGTCCACTGGTTGTCCTCCGTAATTTG
The nucleotide sequence above comes from Arvicanthis niloticus isolate mArvNil1 chromosome 6, mArvNil1.pat.X, whole genome shotgun sequence. Encoded proteins:
- the LOC117711341 gene encoding carbonyl reductase [NADPH] 2-like isoform X3; its protein translation is MTYWRRANPNREQNPGDLFTHQGIGRGTVKALHASGAKVVAVTCDNSDLVSLAKECPGIEPVCVDLGDWEATEKALGGIGPVDLLVNNAGVALMQPFIESTKEIFDRSFNVNVRAIVQVSQMVAKGMIKRGVAGSIVNISSMVAHVTYPGLATYSSTKGALTMLTKAMALELGPHKQPSDEDVELSAPPAPFLPGCCHAPTLMTMD
- the LOC117711341 gene encoding carbonyl reductase [NADPH] 2-like isoform X2, whose translation is MKMNFSGLRALVTGAGRGIGRGTVKALHASGAKVVAVTCDNSDLVSLAKECPGIEPVCVDLGDWEATEKALGGIGPVDLLVNNAGVALMQPFIESTKEIFDRSFNVNVRAIVQVSQMVAKGMIKRGVAGSIVNISSMVAHVTYPGLATYSSTKGALTMLTKAMALELGPHKIRVNSVNPTVVLTDMGKKVTEDAEFARKLKERHPLRKFAEVEDVVNSILFLLSNHSASTTGSGILVDAGYLAS
- the LOC117711341 gene encoding carbonyl reductase [NADPH] 2-like isoform X1, producing the protein MTYWRRANPNREQNPGDLFTHQGIGRGTVKALHASGAKVVAVTCDNSDLVSLAKECPGIEPVCVDLGDWEATEKALGGIGPVDLLVNNAGVALMQPFIESTKEIFDRSFNVNVRAIVQVSQMVAKGMIKRGVAGSIVNISSMVAHVTYPGLATYSSTKGALTMLTKAMALELGPHKIRVNSVNPTVVLTDMGKKVTEDAEFARKLKERHPLRKFAEVEDVVNSILFLLSNHSASTTGSGILVDAGYLAS